From Pyxicephalus adspersus chromosome 7, UCB_Pads_2.0, whole genome shotgun sequence, a single genomic window includes:
- the UBXN4 gene encoding UBX domain-containing protein 4 encodes MLWFQGSIPEAIASAKEKRSVFVVFVGGDDEQSVQMDESWGNEGVEQAASEGFVAIKLDSKSETCLQFSQIYPVVCVPSSFFIGDNGIPLEVIAGSISAEELIGKITKVKQMHKGDDDELPTNPHLSTSPPVTCSDESCPIPQCPSEDLQPPSLETPGDSPSSSSVQDENSPTEQVKELKEDGNDDVSDSQTGGERPEKLERVMQTLEKKQEQKKKDEQENEIKREMERRKLGKEMLGYKRKQEDEQARRALEERNKEKAEEKAARERIRQQIAQDRADRAARYAKNKEEQDAIRAAELQARQAEMEARRDAAQKEKRTIARIQFRLPDGSSFTNQFPSEAPLEEARQFAARTVGSTYGNFSLATMFPRREFTKEDYGKSLLSLELAPSASIVLLPAGRPAHAVVQSSDGGVWGILGTLLYPLLAVWRFISNFLFSSPPPAQHSDRTAHPQQESTNPSSSNSSEPKRETVRKRILDKRTDEFKKEGKIYRLRTQDDEDENNTWNGNSTQQM; translated from the exons GGGATGATGAACAGTCTGTGCAGATGGATGAGAGCTGGGGAAATGAAGGCGTGGAGCAAGCAGCCTCTGAAGGATTTGTTGCTATCAAACTTGACAGTAAAAG tgAAACCTGTCTCCAGTTCTCCCAGATCT ATCCTGTGGTGTGTGTTCCTTCCAGCTTCTTCATTGGGGACAATGGAATCCCATTGGAGGTCATTGCTGGTAGTATCTCAGCAGAAGAGCTCATAGGAAAGATCACCAAAGTTAAACAG ATGCACAAAGGAGATGATGATGAGTTACCTACAAATCCACATCTGTCCACTAGCCCTCCCGTGACCTGCTCTGATGAATCCTGCCCCATACCGCAGTGCCCTTCAGAAGATTTACAGCCACCATCATTGGAGACTCCTGGAGATTCTCCATCATCTTCCTCAG TCCAAGATGAGAATTCACCCACAGAACAAGTGAAGGAACTTAAAGAAGATGGAAATGATGATGTGTCAGACTCTCAAACTGGAGGAGAAAGACCAGAAAAACTGGAGAG GGTAATGCAgactttagaaaaaaagcaagagcagaaaaagaaagatgaacaGGAG AATGAAATTAAACGAGAAATGGAGAGAAGAAAGTTGGGTAAGGAGATGCTGGGATATAAGAGGAAACAGGAGGATGAACAGGCCAGGCGGGCACTAGAAGAAAGGAATAAGGAGAAGGCAGAGGAGAAAGCTGCTAGGGAACGCATCCGACAACAGATTGCCCAG GATCGTGCCGACCGTGCAGCTCGCTATGCAAAGAATAAAGAAGAACAAGACGCAATAAGAGCTGCAGAACTACAAGCAAGGCAGGCAGAGATGGAAGCCAGGAGAGATGCAGCACAGAAAGAAAAGAG GACCATTGCCAGGATACAATTTAGACTTCCTGATGGTTCTTCATTCACAAATCAGTTCCCCTCAGAAGCCCCACTGGAAGAGGCACGACAGTTTGCTGCACGG ACTGTTGGAAGCACCTATGGTAATTTCTCACTAGCCACCATGTTTCCCCGGAGAGAATTTACCAAGGAAGATTATGGGAAATCTCTGCTGTCATTGGAACTTGCACCCAGCGCCTCTATAGTCCTGTTACCA gctGGTAGGCCAGCTCATGCTGTAGTACAATCATCAGATGGTGGTGTCTGGGGGATTTTAGGAACACTGTTATACCCCCTTCTTGCAGTATGGCGGTTTATCAGCAATTTTCTGTTTAGTAGCCCACCTCCAGCCCAGCACTCAGACAGAACAGCTCATCCACAGCAGGAGAGCACAAATCCATCGTCATCCAACAGCTCAGAGCCAAAGAG gGAAACTGTTCGAAAAAGAATACTTGACAAACGAACTGATGAATtcaaaaaagaaggcaaaatctACAGATTAAGAACGCAAGATGATGAAGATGAAAACAACACCTGGAATGGAAATTCAACCCAACAGATGTAA